A stretch of Eschrichtius robustus isolate mEscRob2 chromosome 6, mEscRob2.pri, whole genome shotgun sequence DNA encodes these proteins:
- the NR1I2 gene encoding LOW QUALITY PROTEIN: nuclear receptor subfamily 1 group I member 2 (The sequence of the model RefSeq protein was modified relative to this genomic sequence to represent the inferred CDS: deleted 1 base in 1 codon), whose amino-acid sequence MKRNARLWCPFQKGTYEITRKARRQCQTCRLRKLPESGWRKDVIMSDTAVAQKRALIRRKKREQIGTQPPGAQGLTEEQQMMIRELITAQMKTSDSIFTHFRNFRLTELVASGLQNSESLQTQSSEEAAKWSKIREDLCSVKVSLQLRGEDDSIWNYKPPADKSGKEISSRLPHMADTSTYMFKGIINFAKVISYFRDLLIEDQISLLKGATFELCQLRFNTVFNTETRTWECGQLSYCLETLLHPPTGGFQQLLLEPVLKFHYLLKKLQPHKEECVLRQAICLFSPDRPGVGQCRLLDQLQERFAITLKAYIECNRPRPAHWFLFLKILAMLAELRCINVQHTQQLLRIQDIHPFATPLTQKLFSITNG is encoded by the exons ATGAAACGCAACGCCCGGCTCTGGTGCCCTTTCCAGAAGGGCACCTACGAGATCACCCGGAAGGCCCGGCGGCAGTGCCAGACCTGCCGCCTGCGCAAGCTCCCGGAGAGCGGCTGGAGAAAAGACG TGATCATGTCTGACACGGCCGTGGCGCAGAAGCGGGCCTTGatcaggaggaagaagagggaacagATTGGGACTCAGCCCCCTGGAGCCCAGGGTCTGACTGAAGAGCAGCAGATGATGATCAGGGAGTTGATAACCGCTCAGATGAAAACCTCTGATAGCATCTTCACGCATTTCAGGAATTTCCGG CTCACAGAGCTGGTAGCCAGTGGCCTCCAAA ATTCGGAGTCTCTGCAGACTCAGTCAAGTGAAGAAGCTGCCAAGTGGAGCAAGATCAGGGAAGATCTATGTTCAGTGAAGGTCTCCCTGCAGCTGCGGGGGGAGGACGACAGCATCTGGAACTACAAGCCCCCGGCCGACAAGAGTGGGAAAGAGATCTCTTCCCGGTTGCCCCACATGGCTGACACGTCAACCTACATGTTCAAAGGTATCATCAACTTTGCCAAAGTCATT TCCTATTTCAG GGACCTGCTCATCGAGGACCAGATCTCCCTGCTGAAGGGGGCCACCTTTGAGCTGTGCCAGCTGAGATTCAACACGGTGTTCAACACAGAGACCAGGACCTGGGAGTGTGGTCAGCTGTCCTACTGCTTGGAAACCCT CCTGCACCCACCCACAGGTGGCTTCCAGCAGCTTCTACTGGAGCCCGTATTGAAATTCCACTACCTGCTGAAGAAGCTGCAGCCGCATAAGGAGGAGTGTGTGCTGAGGCAGGCCATCTGCCTTTTCTCTCCAG ACCGCCCGGGTGTGGGGCAGTGCCGCTTGCTGGACCAGCTGCAGGAGCGGTTCGCCATTACCCTGAAGGCCTACATCGAGTGCAACCGGCCCCGGCCCGCCCACTG GTTCCTGTTCCTGAAGATCTTGGCTATGCTCGCCGAGCTCCGCTGCATCAACGTCCAGCACACCCAGCAGCTGCTGCGCATCCAGGACATTCACCCCTTTGCCACCCCACTCACGCAGAAGTTGTTCAGCATCACAAATGGCTGA